The candidate division WOR-3 bacterium genome contains the following window.
CCGCGCAGGCCGACAACTTTGCGCGGGTTGTTTGTGAGCAGCCGGATGCTTGAGAGACCAAGGTCAGCGAGTATTTGTGCACCGATGCCGTAGTCCCGCAGGTCAGGTTCAAAACCTAAAGCGACATTGGCCTGCACGGTGTCGAGTCCCCTATCCTGCAGGGCGTATGCCCGCATCTTGTTGATGAGTCCGATTCCACGGCCTTCCTGCCGCATGTAGAGAAGCACGCCCCGGCCTTCACGTGCAATCAGCGCCATCGCCCGCTCAAGCTGTTGGCCGCAGTCGCAGCGCAGGGAATGGAAAACGTCGCCGGTCAGGCACTGCGAGTGCACTCGCACGAGCACTCGCTCGTGGCCCTGTACGTCGCCGCGGACCAGTGCCAGATGCGCGTAGGGTTCGATCGTATCCTCGTATACGATTACCTTGAACTCGCCATACTTGGTCGGCAGGACAGTCTCAACCACCCGGTGCACCAACCGCTCCCGTTGGCGGCGGAACTCAATCAGGTCCCGTATGGTGATAACCCTCAGACCGAACCGGCGCGAAAGGCGTACAAGCGCGGGTAATCGTGCCATCCGACCGTCGTCCGCCATCACTTCGCACAGAACCGCAACCGGGCTGAGTCCGGCAAGCCGGCAGAGGTCTACCGAAGCTTCAGTGTGGCCGGCCCGGACCAATACACCACCGTCCTTGGCCACAATCGGAAACACGTGCCCGGGCCGGGCAAGGTCTGCGGGCCGGGTGTGGGGATCGGCCAGTGCCTTTATCGTCACTGCCCGGTCGTGTGCCGAGATGCCGGTCGTCGTACCTTTGACCGCGTCAACCGAGACTGTGAATGCGGTGCCGTGCAGTGCGGTGTTAGACTCGGTCTGGGCTTTGAGCTGAAGCTCGGCTGCCCGTTCAGCGGTCAGGGGCACGCATATCAGGCCTCGGCCGTGCCGGGCTAGAAAGTTCACCTTGCGCGGGGTTACCTTGGCTGCCGCCAGAACCAGGTCGCCTTCGTTCTCCCGTGCTTCGTCGTCAACTACGATGACCATACGACCGCGTCTAACGTCGGCCAGGGCGTCTTGAATCTGGGCAAAGTACCTCCTCCCTGTTTTCGTTCCTTCCTCTTTGAGAAAGCGGGATGAGGTGACGGTGCCTCGCGGTCTACTGCCCTTGTGTTCCTTGCAGGCTTTTCGGTTCATTCCCTTTCTTGGTTCGTGTGTCCTGACGCTTGGCGTGCCTGGTAGCTCATTTCCGAGTCTACGCTGCGGTCCCTGACGTCAGCTCGGACGAACTCGAACCGTCGGTCTTTCCAGTATGCTCTGGGGAAGTCGTCGAGATTACCGGCATAGGTGAACTCGTCGAGCACGCGTATCTGATAACCCTTCCGGCTCATAAGTTGCCGGTCAAGATTGGAGCCGATGAACCCGGCTCCACCGGTAGCAAGAACCTTCACGGTCGTACTATCGACCAGCCAATTGCAGATGCCAGCCACCAGAATGCGCAAGACAGAAAAAACACTGCGTTAGCCGTACTGCAATCTAGGATCGGTTTCTTGGTATGCAGAATCAGCCTCTCTAGTTACTTCGCCTTGAGTCCCCAGTTGTACGGAATGGCCGGGTCGTTCCAAGGTCGGCGGAACTCGTCTGGCTGTTCGTGGTTGTACGGCTCGGTCGGGCAGTTTATCATGTACGCTGGCTCGGTGCCGATTCCCTTCATTCCGTGCAAGACGTTCGGCGGTATCACAAGCAAAAGCGGGTTCTGCTCACCCAGAAAGAACTCCTGAACTTCGCCCCTGGTCGGAGAACTTGGTCGGTCGTCATAGACTACGACCTTGGCCATCCCCTTGATGATGCAGAGGTTATCGGTTTGCTGCTTATGAAAGTGCCATCCCTTGACCACACCAGGATACACAGTCGAGAGGTACACTTGGCCGAACTTCCTGAATACCTCATCGTCCGAGCGCAGTATCTCCATTACGGTGCCGCGTTCGTCTGGGACAAGCTTGAGCTTCTTGACTTGAATGCCATGAATCACAGAAGTAAGATAACTGACTGACAATCACCAGTCAAGCGGCGCCAAGACGTTACATGGCTTGGTACACGTTGCGTTTTGAACCGGCGGAGAGCCCCGGCGGTTCCGTTTTGGGTGCTTGGTGTTTGCTTGGCGCTGAATAGGCTCTGTCGCTGGACTTGCCAGTCCGGCCTATGCTGGTCATGACCTGAAAGGAATACGCATGGCAGGAATCGTTTTCCTTAGGACCCGTAGATTTGAAGCAGTGAGAGAGTTTTACTTGAGCCGAGTTGGGATGAGCGTGTGGCTGGAACAGCCGGGAATCTCCATTCTTAAACATGGCAACCTGCTGGTCGGATTTCATGCGCAGTCCGAGGCGGACACTGATGCGCTTCTGACTTTCTTTGAGCAGAACCGTGAGTACGTGGACCGGATGTACGAGAAACTTGAGGACGTTGCGCTCGGTCCACCCAAGGATAATCCTAAGT
Protein-coding sequences here:
- a CDS encoding bifunctional 3,4-dihydroxy-2-butanone-4-phosphate synthase/GTP cyclohydrolase II — protein: MNRKACKEHKGSRPRGTVTSSRFLKEEGTKTGRRYFAQIQDALADVRRGRMVIVVDDEARENEGDLVLAAAKVTPRKVNFLARHGRGLICVPLTAERAAELQLKAQTESNTALHGTAFTVSVDAVKGTTTGISAHDRAVTIKALADPHTRPADLARPGHVFPIVAKDGGVLVRAGHTEASVDLCRLAGLSPVAVLCEVMADDGRMARLPALVRLSRRFGLRVITIRDLIEFRRQRERLVHRVVETVLPTKYGEFKVIVYEDTIEPYAHLALVRGDVQGHERVLVRVHSQCLTGDVFHSLRCDCGQQLERAMALIAREGRGVLLYMRQEGRGIGLINKMRAYALQDRGLDTVQANVALGFEPDLRDYGIGAQILADLGLSSIRLLTNNPRKVVGLRGFGLEIVEMVPIICRPNRRNVKYLVTKRDRLGHLLGDIEKGVKDAD
- a CDS encoding GDP-mannose 4,6-dehydratase; this translates as MKVLATGGAGFIGSNLDRQLMSRKGYQIRVLDEFTYAGNLDDFPRAYWKDRRFEFVRADVRDRSVDSEMSYQARQASGHTNQERE
- a CDS encoding dTDP-4-dehydrorhamnose 3,5-epimerase family protein; this encodes MIHGIQVKKLKLVPDERGTVMEILRSDDEVFRKFGQVYLSTVYPGVVKGWHFHKQQTDNLCIIKGMAKVVVYDDRPSSPTRGEVQEFFLGEQNPLLLVIPPNVLHGMKGIGTEPAYMINCPTEPYNHEQPDEFRRPWNDPAIPYNWGLKAK
- a CDS encoding VOC family protein; translation: MAGIVFLRTRRFEAVREFYLSRVGMSVWLEQPGISILKHGNLLVGFHAQSEADTDALLTFFEQNREYVDRMYEKLEDVALGPPKDNPKYRIYHFFAQDPERRKVEFQTFLHPIPPV